The genomic interval TCATCCCTATTTATTATATTTTATTTCAAAAAATTTGTAATAGGTCAAATATTGTTGTAACATTGTATTTATTTATAAGGTCTCATAGCTCAGTTGGTTAGAGCATCTGACTCATAATCAGGGGGTCGCTGGTTCAAATCCAGCTGAGACCATTGTATAAGATTAGAGACTACAGACAGAGACCGGGGAGGGACTCGAACCCACAACTTACAGTTTAGGAAACTGTCGCTCTATCCTATTTGAACTACCCAGTCTAATAATAAAAAAAATCATTTTATATTAGATCTTTTCTTTTTATTTTCTGATGTAACGGATACAAATGATCTGTTTTTTCTTTTTTTTTTGAAAAGAACAAACCCATTTTTTACAGAATATAAAGTATGATCTTTTCCCATTTCTACGTTTTTTCCAGGATGATGTTTTGTCCCCCGTTGACGAAGTATTATTTCTCCAGATTTTACATATTGATTTCCATATATTTTTATTCCTAATCTTCTTCCTTTTGAATCTCTTCCATTCCTAGAACTTCCTGAACCTTTTTTATGAGCCATTTACTATTATTTTTTTTTATTCTTTTTGCAAAAAAGAAATTACTTTAATTTTTGTAAACAAAGGTCTAAATCCATTCTTTATTTTATATCCTTTTCTTCTTTTTTTTTTAAAAATAATTATCTTATTTCCCTTTAAATGTTGTAGAATTTCTACTTGGACATTTATATTTTTCAAAAAAGGAGTTCCTATTTGAGAATAACCATTTTTATAAAATAAAAAAACTTTATTTAAAAAAATATTTTTTCCTAAATCTTCATGAAGATGAGGGACATAAACATATTTATTTTCAATAAGTTTTAATTGTTTTCCTAGAAAAAAAACAATAGCATATACCATAACAATTTCTTTATTGAGATTTTAACAGAAATTTCTTTGTTTTCAAAAGACTATCAAACAGGTAATCTATTTCTTTAAAAGTATTATACACAGAAAAACTCACACGAATCATTCCTGTAACATTAAAAAAACTCATTAAAGGATGAGCGCAAAGATGGCCCGTTCTAACAGCAATACCAAAACGATCTAAAATACTTCCCACATCGAAACAATGCAATTTACTTAAATTAAACGAAATAATACCAGATTTATTTTTAGGATCATTATTTCCATATAATTGAATTCCGTCTATAGTATTTAAACGTTTTGTAGCGTAAATTAAAAGCTCTTTTTTATAAGATTTAATATTCTTTATCCCTATTTTTTCCACAAAATCTATAGCTGCCCCCCATACAATAATTCCTTCTATATTTGGAGTTCCAGCTTCAAATTTAAATGGTAACTCTGAATAAGTAGTTTTTTTAAAACTTACTTTCTTAATCATTTCTCCACCTACTTGATAAGGAGAAAGTTTCTCTAATATCTTTTCTTTCCCATATAAAACTCCAATTCCAGTAGGACCATACATTTTATGTGCAGAAAAAACATAAAAATCAGTATTTAGATTTTGTACATTCAAACATAAATTGGAAATAGCTTGTGCTCCATCAATCAAAACTAAAGCCCCATACTCATGGGATTTATCAATAATTTTTTTCACAGAATTGATGATTCCTAAAACATTAGATATATGATTAATTGCTACAATTTTTGTTTTTTCTGAAATTAAAAGTTCAAAATTTTCAAATTTCAAAAATCCATCTTTATTAATGGGAATAACTTTTAATGCCGCTTCTTTTCTTTCACAAAGAATTTGCCAAGGGACAATATTAGAATGATGTTCAAGATAAGAAATAATTATTTCATCTCCTTTTTTTATTGAAGAAGTTATACTAGATGCTACTAAATTAATAGATTCTGTAGTTCCTTTAGTAAAGATAATTTCTGATGGATATTTTGCATGAATAAATTTTTGAATTTTTTTTCTTACTTTTTCTACATATGTAGTGGATTTTTGACTTAAAAAATGATATCCCCGATGAATATTAGAATTCATTGTGGAATAATAATTATTAGAAGCCAAAATTACTTGTAAAGGTTTCTGAGTAGTCGCTGCATTATCTATATAAACCAAAGGCTTTGAATAAACTTTTTGATTTAAAATTGGAAATTGATCTCTAATTTTTTGAATTCTTTCTTGTGAAAGCATATTATGCAATCAAAAATCAATTACAAATATATACCTAATTTTCTCTTTATTTTTCTATATAATAAATTTTTCAATTTTAAAATATTAATAGTCCTCAACACTTCTTCTAAAAAAGAGAACAATAATAAAACTCTACTTTCTGTTTCTGAAATACCTCTTGATTGAAAATAAAATAAATCAGATTCATTAAGATTTCCAACAGTACAACCATGTGAACATTTTACATAATCAGAAAAAATTTTTAATTGAGGATTAGTGTATATACAAGATTCATCGGAAAGAAGAATATTATTATTTCTCTGAAATGCATTGATTCCTTTTATCCATTTATCAACAACAATTTTTCCATCAAAAATTCCTATAGACTTTTCACATAAAATATTTTTGTACAATTGAAAACTAATAGAATTAGAATATAAATGATCTACTAAAGTATGATGATCTACCAATTGGGTTCCTGATAAAAGAGAAACTCCATACAAATGGGAAGAAGAAAATTCTCCATGAGAATATAAGTTTAAATTGTTTCTAATAAATTTTCCTTGAAAAGAAAAAGTATAAACGGAACATTTACTATTGAGTTTCTGTTTTAAAAAAGTGTTATCTATCATAATAGAAGAATCTTCTTCTAAATCATCTTGAATTTTATAATATTCTATATTACTATTATGAAAAGCATAAATTTCACTAACTGAATTAATGAATCCTAAATGTTTTTTTAAACATTTATGATGTTCTACTATTCTCACAGAAGAATATTTTCCTACTATAATCAAGTTTCTTGCATGATGAAACATTACTTTTGATTTCGTTTTTGTTTCTGTAAAAATGTGTAATATTTCTATAGTTTTTTTCAAAAAAACATTATCAGGAATATAAATATAAACACCGTCTTTTGAAAAAATTGTATTTAATGTATTAAAAGCATCATATTTATATGATAATTTTCCATAGAAATTATTAATTTTTTCTTCTTCTTGTGAAGCTATATTTGATATAATAAGACCCTTTTTCTTAGTAGTATTAAACGTTTCTTTTTCAAGAAAAAATGAATTATATTTATATTGTCCATTTACAAAAATAATGAGAAAAGAATCTTCTTCATTTAGATAAAGGTATTTTTCAATATTAAAATCTTCTAAATCGATAATTTTTTCTGAAAAAAAAATATTCTCATTCTTGTATTGATTAAAAACAGAATTAATATTCGTATATCTCCAATTTTCATCAGTAGATGATGGAAACCCCATTTTTCTAAATAGATCAATTGATTCACGTCGTAACATGGATCTGTATGGACTTTTTTCATAAAAATCTTTATCAAAATCTGAAAAACTGGAAATAATTTTATCTTTTAACATTAATTAAAAACGATTAAAATTTTTACTTTCACTTTTTTTTGATCCAATCATATCCTTCTTTTTCCAATTTTTCAGATAACTCTTTGTTTCCTGATTGAACTATTTTTCCATCATATAAAATGTGTATAATATAATCTGAAAGTAGATAATCTAACAATCTTTTATAATGAGTAATAATTAAAATAGAATTTGTCTCTTTTTTTAAACAATTAATTCCTTTTGCAACAATACGTAATGCATCTATATCCAATCCTGAATCAATTTCATCCAAAATGGATAATAAAGGATCTAACATTGCCATTTGAAATATTTCATTACGTTTTTTCTCTCCTCCTGAAAATCCCTCGTTTAAAGAACGATAAAGAAAATCTTTTTCTATATTTAAAAGAACAGATTTTTCTTTACTTTTAATAAGTATTTCTTTAGCAGACATTTTTTCCATTCCTCTAGCTTTACGAGATTCATTAATTGCAGTTTTAATAAAGTTAATCACAGAAATACCAGGTATTTCTACTGGATGTTGAAAAGAAAGAAAAATGCCTAAATGTGCACGTTCTTCTGTAGAAAAATTTTTTAAATCTTTTTTCATAAAAAAAAGATTTCCTTTAGTGATATTATATTCTTTTTTTCCAGAAATAACGTAAGCAAGTGTGCTTTTACCAGATCCATTTGGCCCCATAATGACATGAATCTCCCCCGAATGGATTTCCAAATTTATTCCTTTCAAAATTTCTTTTCCTTCTATAGAAACATGTAAATTGTTAATAATCAACATAATGAGATTCAACCAACAGATCCCTCCAAAGAAATTTCCAAAAGTTTTTGAGCTTCCACAGCAAATTCCATAGGTAATTTTTTTAATATTTCATTACTAAAACCATTTACAATAAGAGAAACAGCTTTTTCTGTATCAATCCCCCGTTGATTACAATAAAAAATTTGGTTTTCTCCAATTTTTGAAGTAGTTGCTTCATGTTCTACTTGAGAATTAGAATTATAAACACTGATATAAGGAAAAGTATGAGCTCCACATTGATTTCCTATCAATAAAGAATCACATTGAGAAAAATTACGTGATTTTACAGCTCTAGATGAAATTTTTACTAATCCTCTATAATTATTTTGAGCTTTTCCAGTAGATATTCCTTTTGATATAATTACACTCTTAGTTTGCTTTCCTAGATGAATCATCTTAGTTCCTGTATCCGCTTGTTGAAAATCTTTAGTTAATGCCAAAGAATAAAATTCTCCTCTAGAAAAATCTCCTTGTAGAATACAAGACGGATATTTCCAAGTAATTGAAGATCCAGTTTCCACTTGAATCCAAGATATTTTAGCATTATTTTTACATAATCCACGTTTTGTAACAAAATTAAAAATTCCTCCTTCGCCTTTTTTGTTTCCGGGGTACCAATTTTGTACCGTAGAATATTTTATTTCAGAATTTTCTAAAGCAACAATTTCTACTACAGCTGCATGCAATTGATTTTCTTTTCTTTGTGGTGCCGTACACCCTTCTAAATAGCTGACATAAGAACCTTTATCTGCAATAATTAAAGTTCTTTCAAATTGTCCGGTTCTATTTTCGTTAATACGAAAATATGTTGACAACTCCATAGGACACCGAATTCCTTTTGGAATGTAACAAAATGATCCATCTGAAAATACAGCTGAATTTAAAGCTGCATAAAAATTATCTTTTTTTGAAACAACTGAACCTAAGTATCTTTTTACAAGATCTGGATATTGGATTAAAGCCTCATTGATAGAACAAAATATAATTCCCTGATCTTTCAATTTTTTCTGAAATGTAGTTATTAAAGAAACAGAATCTAAAACAATATCTGTTGCAATTCCAGAAAAAGATTTCTCTTCTATAGAAACACCTAATTTTTTAAATGTGTTTAACAATTCTGTATTTTTTTCGTCCAGTTTTTTTTTAGGTGCAGAATAGTAACTGATTTTTTGAAAATCAGGAACTTTAAATATTATATTTGCCCATTTTGGATGAGACATTTTTTTCCATATAGCATAAGATTCCATCCTCCAATTTAACATCCATATTGGTTCGTTTTTTTTTTCTGATATTTTTTGAATAACTTTTTCATTTAATCCAAACGGAATTCTGTCAGATTTTATTGGGGTATAAAATCCATATTTATATTCAGAATTAGTAAAATTTTCTAGTATTTTTTTATTTTTTTTCATTCAGTTTTGTTATGATATGATGATGAAAAACTTTTTCCACACCCACAAGTATGTTTTGCATTAGGATTTTTAAAATAAAATCCTTTTCCATTGAGTCCGCCTGAATATTCTAACGTAGTTTCTGACAAATAAGGAATACTATTTTGATCTATTAGTATTTTCATATTTTCGTGTTGAAACAGTTTGTCTTCTTTTTTTTGTTTTTTATCAAAAGTAAGTTCATAAGATAATCCAGAACATCCACCACTTTTTACCCCAAATCTAACAAAAGAAACATCATTAGAAATACCTTCTTCTTTCATAAGAGAAATCAATTTTTTTTTAGCTTGATCAGATATAAAAACCATAATATTTAATAATTTAATTATTAATAAAAATAAGTAAAAAAAAGAATTTCAATATCTTTTTTTTTATTCATTAAAAATAAAATCCTTTTTCAATACATAAATTATTTTAGTGATTCCTTTTTTAACTCCCCATTTGTCTGACATCCCCGCATTTATTTCCAAAACATATCTTATATTATTATTTGGAAAATAATAGTCTACTTCTTCTTTATTATTATTCATCATTGGATGAACATATTTATCTATAAAGACAACTGTATTCGAATCATCTATATAAAGAATATCTAAAG from Blattabacterium cuenoti carries:
- the rpmA gene encoding 50S ribosomal protein L27, which gives rise to MAHKKGSGSSRNGRDSKGRRLGIKIYGNQYVKSGEIILRQRGTKHHPGKNVEMGKDHTLYSVKNGFVLFKKKRKNRSFVSVTSENKKKRSNIK
- a CDS encoding aminotransferase class V-fold PLP-dependent enzyme; protein product: MLSQERIQKIRDQFPILNQKVYSKPLVYIDNAATTQKPLQVILASNNYYSTMNSNIHRGYHFLSQKSTTYVEKVRKKIQKFIHAKYPSEIIFTKGTTESINLVASSITSSIKKGDEIIISYLEHHSNIVPWQILCERKEAALKVIPINKDGFLKFENFELLISEKTKIVAINHISNVLGIINSVKKIIDKSHEYGALVLIDGAQAISNLCLNVQNLNTDFYVFSAHKMYGPTGIGVLYGKEKILEKLSPYQVGGEMIKKVSFKKTTYSELPFKFEAGTPNIEGIIVWGAAIDFVEKIGIKNIKSYKKELLIYATKRLNTIDGIQLYGNNDPKNKSGIISFNLSKLHCFDVGSILDRFGIAVRTGHLCAHPLMSFFNVTGMIRVSFSVYNTFKEIDYLFDSLLKTKKFLLKSQ
- the rplU gene encoding 50S ribosomal protein L21 — its product is MVYAIVFFLGKQLKLIENKYVYVPHLHEDLGKNIFLNKVFLFYKNGYSQIGTPFLKNINVQVEILQHLKGNKIIIFKKKRRKGYKIKNGFRPLFTKIKVISFLQKE
- the sufC gene encoding Fe-S cluster assembly ATPase SufC, which gives rise to MLIINNLHVSIEGKEILKGINLEIHSGEIHVIMGPNGSGKSTLAYVISGKKEYNITKGNLFFMKKDLKNFSTEERAHLGIFLSFQHPVEIPGISVINFIKTAINESRKARGMEKMSAKEILIKSKEKSVLLNIEKDFLYRSLNEGFSGGEKKRNEIFQMAMLDPLLSILDEIDSGLDIDALRIVAKGINCLKKETNSILIITHYKRLLDYLLSDYIIHILYDGKIVQSGNKELSEKLEKEGYDWIKKK
- the sufB gene encoding Fe-S cluster assembly protein SufB, which produces MKKNKKILENFTNSEYKYGFYTPIKSDRIPFGLNEKVIQKISEKKNEPIWMLNWRMESYAIWKKMSHPKWANIIFKVPDFQKISYYSAPKKKLDEKNTELLNTFKKLGVSIEEKSFSGIATDIVLDSVSLITTFQKKLKDQGIIFCSINEALIQYPDLVKRYLGSVVSKKDNFYAALNSAVFSDGSFCYIPKGIRCPMELSTYFRINENRTGQFERTLIIADKGSYVSYLEGCTAPQRKENQLHAAVVEIVALENSEIKYSTVQNWYPGNKKGEGGIFNFVTKRGLCKNNAKISWIQVETGSSITWKYPSCILQGDFSRGEFYSLALTKDFQQADTGTKMIHLGKQTKSVIISKGISTGKAQNNYRGLVKISSRAVKSRNFSQCDSLLIGNQCGAHTFPYISVYNSNSQVEHEATTSKIGENQIFYCNQRGIDTEKAVSLIVNGFSNEILKKLPMEFAVEAQKLLEISLEGSVG
- a CDS encoding SufB/SufD family protein is translated as MLKDKIISSFSDFDKDFYEKSPYRSMLRRESIDLFRKMGFPSSTDENWRYTNINSVFNQYKNENIFFSEKIIDLEDFNIEKYLYLNEEDSFLIIFVNGQYKYNSFFLEKETFNTTKKKGLIISNIASQEEEKINNFYGKLSYKYDAFNTLNTIFSKDGVYIYIPDNVFLKKTIEILHIFTETKTKSKVMFHHARNLIIVGKYSSVRIVEHHKCLKKHLGFINSVSEIYAFHNSNIEYYKIQDDLEEDSSIMIDNTFLKQKLNSKCSVYTFSFQGKFIRNNLNLYSHGEFSSSHLYGVSLLSGTQLVDHHTLVDHLYSNSISFQLYKNILCEKSIGIFDGKIVVDKWIKGINAFQRNNNILLSDESCIYTNPQLKIFSDYVKCSHGCTVGNLNESDLFYFQSRGISETESRVLLLFSFLEEVLRTINILKLKNLLYRKIKRKLGIYL
- a CDS encoding HesB/IscA family protein, which produces MVFISDQAKKKLISLMKEEGISNDVSFVRFGVKSGGCSGLSYELTFDKKQKKEDKLFQHENMKILIDQNSIPYLSETTLEYSGGLNGKGFYFKNPNAKHTCGCGKSFSSSYHNKTE